One part of the Streptomyces lydicus genome encodes these proteins:
- a CDS encoding DUF3311 domain-containing protein — MPSQSSGGRSPGSRKRPALLWLLLPYVLFLAVLPLVNRVTPTVLGLPFLFFWMLVATLATPVAVWLARRADLRRGPGKEGS; from the coding sequence GTGCCTTCTCAGTCCTCCGGTGGTCGCTCCCCGGGCTCCCGCAAGCGTCCCGCGCTGCTGTGGCTGCTGCTGCCGTACGTGCTGTTCCTGGCGGTGCTGCCGCTGGTGAACCGGGTGACGCCGACCGTGCTGGGCCTGCCCTTCCTGTTCTTCTGGATGCTGGTGGCCACCCTCGCCACCCCGGTGGCGGTGTGGCTGGCGCGCCGCGCCGACCTCCGGCGGGGCCCGGGCAAGGAGGGCTCGTGA
- a CDS encoding helix-turn-helix domain-containing protein, with the protein MPEHADKHIGTHLRTIRKRRGLSQKALADASGVSVSLIRQLEQGTVEGTRMETAHKLATALRVTTSTLLERDDDPQSSATTEAWRPLQLAVQVAPLAGTEEPTVQGVSAILPDVRRAYFSNRLTELTTLLAPALRDADALGDEPAARALRAHLLQIAGSVLTQVREFDAAETALQRALDDSPDRLRAAAVITTWSWLLVRQGRLRESRELATRWADDVEPRMSRATPEELAAWGWLLLQASAANLRDNRRGEADDTMRLARSVAVMTGRELPRGRERLTTWGPVTVGYKAAERHIVLDQPDRVIAGARTGSQQASTEYHRHRLDVARAHTMMRQHGEAVDVLVSINAAAPEWLASQRYAQDIMGVVVEQRRTLTPEMRELADALSVPL; encoded by the coding sequence ATGCCCGAGCACGCTGACAAGCACATCGGTACTCACCTGCGCACCATTCGGAAGCGCCGCGGCCTGTCACAAAAGGCCCTCGCGGACGCATCCGGTGTATCCGTCTCCCTCATCCGGCAGTTGGAGCAGGGCACGGTGGAGGGCACGAGGATGGAGACCGCCCACAAACTCGCGACCGCGCTGCGTGTCACCACCAGCACACTGTTGGAGCGCGACGATGACCCGCAGTCGTCGGCCACCACCGAAGCATGGCGTCCCTTGCAACTCGCAGTTCAAGTCGCCCCTTTGGCTGGCACCGAGGAGCCCACGGTGCAGGGCGTCAGCGCGATCCTTCCCGACGTGCGGCGTGCCTACTTCAGCAACCGGCTCACCGAGTTGACGACGTTGCTGGCCCCGGCGCTGCGCGACGCCGATGCGCTCGGCGACGAGCCCGCGGCCCGCGCCCTCCGGGCGCACCTCCTGCAGATCGCAGGCTCGGTGCTCACACAGGTGCGTGAGTTCGACGCAGCGGAGACCGCCCTGCAACGGGCCCTGGACGACTCTCCTGACCGCCTCCGCGCCGCTGCCGTGATCACTACCTGGAGTTGGCTGCTGGTACGGCAGGGCCGGCTGCGCGAATCCCGAGAGTTGGCCACCCGGTGGGCTGATGACGTCGAACCACGCATGTCGCGGGCGACTCCTGAAGAGCTGGCCGCGTGGGGCTGGCTGTTGCTGCAGGCGTCGGCGGCGAACCTCCGCGACAACCGCCGGGGCGAGGCCGACGACACGATGCGACTGGCGCGGTCCGTGGCGGTGATGACAGGGAGGGAGCTGCCGCGGGGCCGGGAACGGCTGACAACCTGGGGCCCGGTGACGGTGGGGTACAAGGCGGCCGAGCGGCACATCGTCCTCGACCAGCCGGACAGGGTGATCGCCGGGGCCCGGACGGGTAGCCAGCAGGCGTCCACCGAGTATCACCGCCACCGACTCGACGTGGCACGGGCGCACACGATGATGCGGCAGCACGGAGAGGCAGTTGACGTTCTTGTGAGCATCAACGCCGCCGCCCCGGAGTGGCTGGCCAGCCAGCGGTACGCGCAGGACATCATGGGCGTCGTGGTGGAGCAGCGCCGAACTCTGACTCCGGAGATGCGGGAGCTGGCGGACGCGCTGTCAGTTCCGTTGTAG
- a CDS encoding helix-turn-helix domain-containing protein — protein MAEHGVLTAPTQIWETAVRQAEVIGPLAAKDTVGLADADAAAERLRVSRRQVYVLLGRWRAGEGVVSDLLPSRSSGGRGGGRLPGEVEAIVQEVLRTRYLVQQRRNVADEGIGRIAFLLLALFAEMNAPSPPNGSPTPAPSPRPPAAASAALVLEEPGVLDVRGVLRTATCGFASDSGVFAELSQLVIFESDAASCCGPRRALAEHRADFPLFVRSLRCRLSVVGVRVGTDRKAGAAVRIFDARCSVAWPAPTGAAGAPERGRAPSGHTSVNVPYAPACSSVRNSTGTNRIVASTDGRPAIFP, from the coding sequence GTGGCCGAGCACGGGGTGCTGACCGCGCCGACCCAGATTTGGGAGACCGCGGTGCGGCAGGCCGAAGTGATTGGGCCGCTCGCAGCGAAGGACACGGTGGGACTGGCCGATGCGGACGCAGCCGCCGAGCGGCTGAGGGTCTCCCGGCGCCAGGTGTACGTGTTGCTCGGGCGGTGGCGGGCCGGTGAGGGAGTGGTGTCGGACCTGCTGCCGAGCCGTTCCAGCGGGGGCCGCGGCGGCGGACGGCTGCCTGGCGAAGTCGAGGCGATCGTCCAGGAAGTGCTGCGCACTCGGTACTTGGTGCAACAGCGCCGGAATGTGGCGGACGAGGGCATTGGCCGCATCGCCTTCCTGCTGCTGGCCCTGTTCGCCGAGATGAACGCACCTTCACCGCCGAACGGGTCGCCCACGCCCGCGCCGTCGCCGAGGCCGCCGGCCGCCGCATCGGCCGCCCTGGTGCTTGAGGAGCCTGGCGTACTCGATGTGAGAGGGGTTCTGCGAACGGCGACCTGCGGATTCGCGAGCGACTCCGGGGTGTTCGCAGAACTCTCACAACTGGTCATTTTTGAGAGTGACGCAGCGTCGTGCTGTGGCCCCCGCCGTGCGCTCGCGGAACACCGGGCCGACTTCCCGCTATTCGTCCGAAGTTTGCGGTGCCGACTGTCAGTGGTCGGGGTCCGGGTAGGAACGGACCGGAAAGCCGGTGCTGCCGTCAGAATTTTTGACGCCCGCTGTTCCGTTGCTTGGCCAGCTCCGACAGGCGCCGCGGGTGCGCCGGAACGCGGCCGAGCGCCAAGCGGGCACACCTCGGTGAACGTCCCGTATGCCCCGGCCTGCTCATCAGTCAGAAACTCCACCGGCACGAACCGGATCGTAGCCAGCACCGACGGCCGTCCGGCGATCTTTCCGTGA
- a CDS encoding recombinase family protein, with translation MAAPGGRGRRARPPRPCRLPRRPSRSGSVRPLLNAQQELASQLTALEPVCKRIFSEKISTRIKNRPELEKALKLAYDIKEAAPDQEVILTVHELKRLARFTDLRSAWMVSELHGRIA, from the coding sequence ATCGCGGCCCCGGGCGGCCGTGGAAGGCGGGCTCGCCCGCCCCGTCCCTGCCGGCTGCCCCGGCGGCCAAGCCGATCCGGATCGGTACGCCCGCTGCTCAATGCCCAGCAGGAACTCGCCTCCCAGCTCACCGCGCTCGAACCGGTCTGCAAGCGGATCTTCTCCGAGAAGATCTCCACCCGTATCAAGAACCGTCCCGAGCTGGAGAAGGCGCTGAAGCTGGCATACGACATCAAGGAGGCCGCCCCCGACCAGGAGGTCATCCTCACCGTCCACGAGCTCAAGCGCCTCGCCCGCTTTACCGACCTACGATCTGCCTGGATGGTCTCTGAACTGCACGGACGCATCGCGTAG
- a CDS encoding DUF6415 family natural product biosynthesis protein, with amino-acid sequence MDTDRERTTTVAAAGDALPIDAETISATIYGALRTGTGPLDLSVMADAAEALRGHIALLLPLARESTGRLRVGSIEAHRLRARLDGIEQQYRRRLAPAPLAAHVQVQQLARDCQWLLARHTAEARR; translated from the coding sequence ATGGACACGGACCGTGAACGAACGACCACGGTCGCCGCGGCTGGCGATGCTCTGCCGATCGACGCGGAGACGATCAGTGCGACGATTTACGGTGCGCTCCGCACCGGCACCGGCCCGCTGGACCTGAGCGTGATGGCCGACGCCGCCGAGGCGCTGCGCGGGCACATCGCCCTGTTGCTGCCGTTGGCGCGGGAGTCGACCGGCCGGCTGCGGGTCGGCAGCATCGAGGCGCACCGGCTCAGGGCCCGGCTCGACGGCATCGAGCAGCAGTATCGGCGGCGCCTGGCGCCCGCGCCGCTGGCCGCGCACGTCCAGGTGCAGCAGCTCGCCCGGGACTGCCAATGGCTGCTGGCCCGGCACACGGCGGAGGCCCGGCGATGA
- a CDS encoding tyrosine-type recombinase/integrase, with protein sequence MFTGWGGEPATCRKFAPTARNYTASKLMSQVGLRVSEACGLDLGDIKWDLGRFGKLHVRHGKGARGSGPRERMVPLINGADRTLRWFIEDVWGQFDDDHTRPGAPLFPSERKNTDGSARRVGDDALRNGLDNAVQAHLPSWTDRLTPHVLRHFCASQLYGNGLDLLAIQEVLGHSWIATTMRYIHVQQTRVEDAWAAGMERAAKRLEGLAR encoded by the coding sequence TTGTTCACCGGCTGGGGCGGCGAGCCGGCCACTTGCCGGAAGTTCGCCCCGACCGCACGGAACTACACCGCCTCGAAGTTGATGTCCCAGGTCGGCCTGCGGGTGAGCGAGGCGTGTGGGCTCGATCTGGGCGACATCAAGTGGGACCTGGGCCGCTTCGGCAAGCTCCACGTCCGCCACGGCAAGGGGGCCCGCGGCTCGGGGCCGCGCGAGCGGATGGTTCCGCTGATCAATGGTGCCGACCGGACACTGCGGTGGTTCATCGAGGATGTGTGGGGTCAGTTCGACGACGATCACACTCGCCCTGGTGCCCCGCTGTTCCCGAGCGAGCGCAAGAACACCGACGGCTCTGCCCGCCGGGTCGGCGACGACGCCCTGCGCAACGGGCTCGACAACGCGGTCCAGGCTCACCTGCCGAGCTGGACGGACAGGTTGACACCGCACGTCCTGCGGCATTTCTGCGCGTCTCAACTCTACGGAAACGGACTGGATTTGCTCGCAATCCAGGAGGTCTTAGGACATTCCTGGATCGCCACGACCATGCGGTATATCCACGTGCAGCAGACCCGGGTCGAGGACGCCTGGGCCGCCGGAATGGAACGGGCCGCGAAGCGGCTGGAAGGACTGGCCCGATGA
- a CDS encoding RidA family protein, with amino-acid sequence MSSQVKVFGFGMPWESLYGYSQATQVGDTVYVSGQLSHDRHGNFVGAGDFELQVRTTLENLDLVLRQFGAERGQIAETTVLVRNLRENFDTTARLHAEYFGEHRPASTVMGVSDLALPDQLVEIGALVRLDVKP; translated from the coding sequence ATGAGTTCTCAGGTGAAGGTATTCGGGTTCGGCATGCCGTGGGAGTCGTTGTACGGGTACAGTCAGGCCACTCAGGTCGGTGACACGGTTTATGTGTCGGGGCAGCTGTCTCATGACCGTCACGGCAACTTCGTGGGTGCCGGCGACTTCGAACTGCAGGTCCGCACCACGCTGGAGAATCTGGACCTGGTGCTGAGGCAATTCGGGGCCGAGCGTGGCCAGATAGCGGAGACCACGGTTCTGGTGAGGAACCTGCGGGAGAACTTCGACACGACAGCACGCCTCCACGCCGAGTACTTCGGGGAGCACCGGCCCGCCAGCACGGTCATGGGCGTTTCCGACTTGGCACTGCCGGACCAACTCGTGGAGATCGGGGCGCTCGTGCGTCTCGATGTGAAGCCATAA
- a CDS encoding metallophosphoesterase family protein, protein MPDRVAVLSDIHGVLPALEAVLAEPDVRAADLIVLTGDIAAGPQPTQVLDLLVSLGDRVGWLGGNADRELLEHRRNSPAAPSPDPLTPWAAAQLRPDHLDLLASLPRTLTLPVRGLGTVLFCHATPRDDEEVVLVDSRVERWREVFTGLDDDIRTVVCGHTHMPFVRLAPPPVVSGERGGAPVSRLVVNPGSVGMPYGRPGAHWALLGPGTDLRHTPYDLEAAVDQVTRTSTYPDAAAWADYYLHARATDADALAAFGPRDGRANTP, encoded by the coding sequence ATGCCCGACCGCGTAGCCGTACTCTCCGACATCCACGGGGTCCTGCCCGCCCTGGAGGCGGTGCTCGCCGAACCGGACGTCCGCGCCGCGGACCTCATCGTCCTCACCGGTGACATCGCCGCCGGACCCCAGCCGACCCAGGTCCTGGACCTGCTGGTGTCCCTGGGCGACCGGGTCGGCTGGCTCGGCGGCAACGCCGACCGCGAACTCCTCGAACACCGCCGGAACTCCCCCGCCGCCCCCTCCCCCGACCCCCTCACCCCCTGGGCCGCCGCCCAGCTCCGTCCCGACCACCTCGACCTGCTCGCTTCCCTGCCCCGCACGCTCACCCTCCCCGTGCGGGGCCTGGGCACCGTGCTCTTCTGCCACGCGACGCCGCGCGACGACGAGGAAGTCGTCCTCGTCGACTCCCGCGTCGAACGCTGGCGGGAGGTCTTCACCGGCCTCGACGACGACATCCGCACCGTGGTGTGCGGCCACACCCACATGCCCTTCGTCCGCCTGGCGCCGCCGCCCGTGGTCTCGGGTGAGCGGGGCGGTGCCCCCGTCAGCCGCCTGGTGGTCAATCCCGGCAGCGTCGGCATGCCCTACGGCCGCCCCGGCGCGCACTGGGCCCTGCTCGGTCCCGGCACCGACCTCCGCCACACCCCCTACGACCTGGAAGCCGCCGTTGACCAGGTCACCCGCACCTCCACCTACCCGGACGCCGCCGCCTGGGCCGACTACTACCTCCACGCCCGCGCCACGGACGCCGACGCGCTGGCGGCTTTCGGGCCGAGGGACGGCCGCGCCAACACCCCATAA
- a CDS encoding SCO0930 family lipoprotein, translating to MITRRRAGLAAAAVATLALTAACGSSTNQGAGTSPNADSVQPAGQGTSDYGYGSSGSGQGDGGYGGQAGGDSGKSAQTAPSAGTLALHQDAKLGPVVTDAKGMTLYRFDKDTAQPPKSNCSGSCATAWPPVPADGAAAPAGIAKSALGSVTRADGTKQLTIGGWPAYRYAKDTKAGDTKGQGVGGTWNALTAEGKKAVAQDAADVSVLNQPELGQILVDGNGMTLYRFNKDSAWPMKFGCNDACLDTWKPAKPADRSKLKGIPAKLISTVTRPDGLRQLAVDCWPVYTFTGDKQPGDINGQGKMGLWFAVSNAGKKITTTPAG from the coding sequence ATGATCACTCGACGTCGTGCGGGACTCGCGGCCGCGGCGGTCGCCACCCTGGCGCTCACCGCCGCCTGCGGCAGCAGCACCAACCAGGGCGCCGGCACCTCGCCCAACGCCGACTCGGTCCAGCCCGCGGGCCAGGGCACCAGCGACTACGGCTACGGTTCCTCCGGCTCCGGCCAGGGCGACGGCGGGTACGGGGGCCAGGCCGGCGGCGACAGCGGCAAGTCCGCGCAGACCGCCCCGAGCGCCGGGACGCTGGCGCTCCATCAGGACGCCAAGCTCGGCCCGGTCGTCACGGACGCCAAGGGCATGACCCTCTACCGCTTCGACAAGGACACCGCCCAGCCGCCCAAGTCGAACTGCTCGGGCTCCTGCGCCACCGCCTGGCCGCCGGTCCCCGCCGACGGCGCCGCCGCGCCCGCGGGCATCGCCAAGAGCGCGCTGGGCTCGGTCACCCGCGCCGACGGCACCAAGCAGCTGACCATCGGCGGCTGGCCCGCCTACCGCTACGCCAAGGACACCAAGGCCGGCGACACCAAGGGCCAGGGCGTCGGCGGCACCTGGAACGCGCTGACCGCCGAGGGCAAGAAGGCCGTCGCGCAGGACGCCGCGGACGTCTCGGTGCTCAACCAGCCCGAGCTCGGCCAGATCCTCGTCGACGGCAACGGCATGACCCTCTACCGCTTCAACAAGGACAGCGCCTGGCCGATGAAGTTCGGCTGCAACGACGCCTGCCTGGACACCTGGAAGCCCGCCAAGCCCGCCGACCGCTCCAAGCTCAAGGGCATCCCGGCCAAGCTGATCTCCACCGTCACCCGTCCCGACGGGCTGCGCCAGCTCGCCGTCGACTGCTGGCCCGTCTACACCTTCACCGGCGACAAGCAGCCCGGCGACATCAACGGCCAGGGCAAGATGGGCCTGTGGTTCGCGGTCTCCAACGCCGGCAAGAAGATCACGACGACGCCGGCGGGCTGA
- a CDS encoding helix-turn-helix domain-containing protein: MRWNLRLTAAHKGIWKASELQRSLAEHGLVISAGKMSGLWSRQPVSLKLEDLDVICVVLGCEIGDLLIPEPEKVSRPGRAEETERAAVGAGTAAPKVIPKRRDGRSLPPE, encoded by the coding sequence ATGAGGTGGAACCTGCGGCTGACCGCCGCGCACAAGGGTATCTGGAAGGCGTCCGAGCTCCAGCGGAGCCTGGCCGAGCACGGCCTGGTGATCTCGGCCGGCAAGATGTCCGGGCTGTGGTCCCGCCAGCCGGTCTCGCTCAAGCTGGAGGACCTGGACGTCATCTGCGTGGTCCTCGGCTGCGAGATCGGCGACCTGCTGATCCCCGAACCGGAGAAGGTCAGCCGCCCTGGCCGGGCCGAGGAGACGGAACGGGCCGCGGTCGGTGCGGGAACCGCCGCACCGAAGGTGATCCCCAAGCGCCGGGACGGCCGGTCGCTGCCGCCGGAGTGA
- a CDS encoding NADH-quinone oxidoreductase subunit NuoF family protein, translating into MTAPAPTQLLPALQGPDPVPTLASFGPPRLLAGLDEVPRMDRVAHLSRHGGLPQLTSQELVALAEDIDLRGRGGAGFPFARKLTAVMDGMKRADGKGAVVVNGSEGEPSCLKDTALLLHAPHLVLDGALLAADALGAQEVALGVTRTDVEDSVRRAIAERGPVRPALRVTLLTERFVTGEGSAMTNGLGGGPGLPSGRKIRSSERGLNGVPTLLSNTETYAQLAVAARLGALGYRNVGLPAEAGTLLLTVAGSMVVEVPYGVSLSRVLALCGMDQGQGVLIGGYHGTFISATDALTATLSREALADYQAVLGAGAVLPLPYDTCPAGETVRVAQWMGAESAGQCGPCVIGLPALAEELARAVRGGGEGALEAVRARMRAVEKRGACSHPDGTARFVASALAAFPEEFERHAQGFGCGRPVTGALPVTGHQPPPATVPQPSPVAAPPQERLLVDWTLCRGHGLCADVVPGIVKLGPDGYPERASMPLPARMRRRAQLAVRRCPALALRVQGGN; encoded by the coding sequence ATGACCGCCCCCGCCCCCACCCAACTCCTGCCCGCCCTCCAGGGACCGGATCCGGTACCGACACTGGCGTCCTTCGGGCCGCCGCGGCTGCTCGCCGGCCTCGACGAGGTACCGCGCATGGACCGGGTGGCCCACCTCTCCCGGCACGGCGGCCTGCCCCAGCTCACCTCCCAGGAGCTGGTGGCACTGGCCGAGGACATCGACCTGCGCGGCCGCGGCGGCGCGGGCTTCCCCTTCGCCCGGAAACTGACCGCCGTCATGGACGGGATGAAACGCGCCGACGGCAAGGGCGCGGTGGTCGTCAACGGCAGCGAGGGCGAGCCCAGTTGCCTCAAGGACACCGCGCTGCTGCTGCACGCCCCGCACCTGGTCCTGGACGGCGCGCTGCTGGCCGCCGACGCCCTCGGCGCCCAGGAGGTCGCCCTCGGGGTGACCCGCACGGACGTCGAGGACTCGGTGCGCCGGGCGATCGCCGAACGCGGCCCGGTCCGGCCGGCCTTACGGGTCACCCTGCTGACCGAGCGGTTCGTCACGGGCGAGGGATCGGCCATGACCAACGGGCTGGGCGGCGGCCCCGGCCTGCCCTCCGGCCGCAAGATCCGCTCCAGCGAGCGCGGGCTGAACGGGGTGCCGACGCTGCTGTCGAACACCGAGACCTACGCCCAACTCGCCGTCGCCGCACGGCTCGGCGCGCTCGGCTACCGGAACGTCGGGCTGCCCGCCGAGGCCGGCACCCTGCTGCTGACGGTCGCCGGCAGCATGGTCGTGGAGGTCCCCTACGGGGTGTCGCTCTCCCGCGTCCTGGCCCTGTGCGGGATGGACCAGGGGCAGGGCGTGCTGATCGGCGGCTACCACGGCACGTTCATCTCCGCCACCGACGCGCTGACCGCGACGCTGTCCCGGGAGGCGCTCGCCGACTACCAGGCGGTGCTCGGCGCCGGGGCGGTGCTGCCGCTGCCGTACGACACCTGCCCGGCCGGCGAGACGGTGCGCGTCGCGCAGTGGATGGGCGCCGAGTCGGCCGGCCAGTGCGGCCCGTGCGTCATCGGCCTGCCCGCGCTCGCCGAGGAACTCGCCCGTGCCGTGCGGGGCGGCGGCGAGGGCGCGCTGGAGGCCGTACGGGCCCGGATGCGGGCCGTGGAGAAGCGCGGCGCCTGCAGCCACCCGGACGGCACCGCGCGGTTCGTCGCCTCGGCCCTCGCCGCCTTCCCCGAGGAGTTCGAGCGCCACGCCCAGGGGTTCGGGTGCGGCCGCCCGGTGACCGGAGCGCTGCCGGTCACCGGGCACCAGCCACCGCCGGCCACCGTCCCGCAGCCGTCCCCGGTCGCCGCCCCGCCGCAGGAGCGGCTGCTGGTCGACTGGACGCTGTGCCGCGGCCACGGCCTGTGCGCGGACGTGGTGCCCGGCATCGTCAAGCTCGGCCCGGACGGCTACCCGGAGCGCGCCAGCATGCCGCTGCCGGCCCGGATGCGGCGCCGCGCGCAGCTGGCGGTGCGCCGCTGCCCGGCACTGGCGCTGCGGGTGCAGGGCGGCAACTGA
- a CDS encoding sodium:solute symporter family protein, with protein MNAAVATAVFGGFMVLTVALGLLAVRGRGAGGGLTEWSVGGRSLGTVFIWVLMAGESYTSFSYLGAAGWGYNFGAPVLYVLAYMSCGYALGYVVGPMLWAYARRHGLVGISDIVAHRYRRPWLGAAVALLATVCLLPYIQLQITGMGVVVSTISYGAISLNWAYFIGFAVTTGFVVVSGLRGSAWVSVLKDILVIATLGFLVVYVPLHYFDGYGPFLHRIVAEKPQWLTFPGHASGGLGHVWFVTTTVVNSLTVVIFPTTVAGYLGARNADALRRNAMYLPFYNVLLFVPMLLGLAALFVVPGLTGADSNLALFKLVVDSLPAWAVGVIGVAAALSSIVPMAVFMLVIGTMWGRSVLGAVPRLASRQKLWSQLVVVAAGAVALLLTYTAPNTLVRLSLISYEGMAQLVPMLLLGLVWRRLTWCAAVSGLLVGFALVCVLVFGGHDPLWGMNAGLVALALNVVVALAVTWLGPRDADGRPDAEVLALDDEFPRDEALVPADRVSPPASS; from the coding sequence GTGAACGCCGCGGTCGCCACCGCCGTCTTCGGCGGCTTCATGGTGCTCACCGTCGCCCTCGGCCTGCTCGCGGTGCGGGGCAGGGGAGCCGGCGGCGGCCTCACCGAGTGGTCGGTGGGCGGCCGAAGCCTGGGCACCGTCTTCATCTGGGTGCTGATGGCGGGGGAGAGCTACACCAGCTTCAGCTACCTCGGCGCGGCCGGCTGGGGCTACAACTTCGGCGCCCCGGTGCTGTATGTGCTGGCCTACATGTCCTGCGGCTACGCCCTCGGGTACGTCGTCGGGCCGATGCTGTGGGCGTACGCCCGCCGGCACGGCCTGGTCGGCATCAGCGACATCGTCGCGCACCGCTACCGCCGGCCCTGGCTCGGCGCCGCCGTCGCCCTGCTCGCCACGGTCTGCCTGCTGCCGTACATCCAGCTCCAGATCACCGGCATGGGCGTGGTCGTCTCCACGATCTCCTACGGTGCCATCAGCCTGAACTGGGCGTACTTCATCGGCTTCGCGGTGACCACCGGGTTCGTCGTGGTCAGCGGGCTGCGCGGCAGCGCCTGGGTCTCGGTCCTCAAGGACATCCTGGTCATCGCCACCCTCGGCTTCCTCGTGGTGTACGTGCCGCTGCACTACTTCGACGGCTACGGGCCCTTCCTGCACCGGATCGTCGCGGAGAAGCCGCAGTGGCTGACCTTCCCCGGACACGCCTCGGGCGGGCTGGGTCACGTCTGGTTCGTCACCACCACCGTCGTCAACTCCCTGACGGTGGTGATCTTCCCGACGACGGTGGCGGGCTACCTGGGGGCCCGCAACGCCGATGCGCTGCGCCGCAACGCGATGTACCTCCCCTTCTACAACGTGCTGCTCTTCGTGCCGATGCTGCTGGGTCTGGCGGCGCTGTTCGTGGTGCCCGGCCTGACCGGCGCGGACTCCAACCTCGCGCTGTTCAAGCTGGTGGTGGACTCCCTCCCGGCCTGGGCCGTGGGCGTGATCGGCGTCGCCGCGGCCCTCTCCTCCATCGTGCCGATGGCCGTGTTCATGCTGGTCATCGGCACGATGTGGGGGAGGAGCGTGCTGGGTGCGGTGCCGCGGCTGGCCTCCCGTCAGAAGCTGTGGTCGCAACTGGTGGTGGTGGCGGCCGGCGCGGTGGCGCTGCTGCTGACCTACACCGCCCCCAACACCCTCGTGCGGCTGTCCCTGATCTCGTACGAGGGCATGGCGCAGCTCGTGCCGATGCTGCTGCTGGGGCTGGTGTGGCGGCGGCTGACGTGGTGCGCCGCGGTGAGCGGCCTGCTGGTGGGCTTCGCTCTGGTGTGTGTCCTGGTTTTCGGGGGACACGACCCGCTGTGGGGGATGAACGCGGGGCTGGTCGCGCTCGCCCTGAACGTGGTGGTGGCGCTGGCGGTCACCTGGCTGGGGCCGCGGGACGCGGACGGGCGGCCGGACGCCGAGGTGCTGGCGCTGGACGACGAGTTCCCCCGGGACGAGGCGCTCGTGCCGGCCGACCGGGTCAGCCCGCCGGCGTCGTCGTGA
- a CDS encoding PucR family transcriptional regulator, with product MPVARARQDLFEVLAGQREAPDDGLDELARAAGWPVPETLQAVVLATPAEAPQLAAALGHALIGTVDGYTCLFVPDPATQTRARLEAALKGRPAAVGHVVPATDTASSLRWARYLLTLAPGRVGPETRPAFVDDHLSALLLLQDESLADALTSRWLGPLEELTPRQSERLEVTLLAWLEGGGAPEAAKLLHVHPQTVRYRLRQIEKLFGPVLRDPRTRFELEMALRSRRLMAHVRSYRARAGRRARVVASSIRPLGVAREARVNGL from the coding sequence ATGCCCGTTGCGCGGGCCCGCCAGGACCTCTTCGAGGTGCTCGCCGGCCAGCGCGAGGCACCGGACGACGGGCTGGACGAGCTGGCCCGCGCGGCGGGCTGGCCGGTCCCCGAGACCCTCCAGGCCGTCGTGCTCGCCACGCCCGCCGAGGCACCGCAACTCGCCGCCGCACTGGGCCACGCGCTCATCGGCACCGTGGACGGCTACACCTGTCTGTTCGTGCCCGACCCGGCCACCCAGACCCGGGCCCGCCTGGAGGCCGCCCTCAAGGGCCGCCCCGCCGCGGTGGGTCACGTCGTCCCCGCGACCGACACCGCGTCATCCCTGCGGTGGGCCCGCTACCTGCTGACCCTGGCCCCGGGCCGGGTCGGTCCCGAAACCCGTCCCGCGTTCGTCGACGACCACCTCTCCGCGCTGCTCCTCCTCCAGGACGAGTCCCTCGCCGACGCCCTCACCTCCCGCTGGCTCGGCCCGCTGGAGGAACTGACGCCACGCCAGAGCGAACGCCTCGAAGTCACCCTGCTCGCCTGGCTGGAGGGCGGCGGGGCACCGGAGGCGGCGAAGCTCCTGCATGTGCATCCGCAGACGGTGCGGTACCGCCTCCGCCAGATCGAGAAGCTCTTCGGTCCGGTCCTGCGCGACCCCCGCACCCGCTTCGAGCTCGAAATGGCGTTGCGCAGCCGCCGCCTGATGGCCCATGTCCGCAGCTACCGCGCCCGGGCGGGCCGCCGGGCCCGCGTGGTGGCCTCCTCGATACGCCCCCTCGGCGTCGCCCGCGAGGCCCGCGTCAACGGCCTGTGA